The Streptomyces tubercidicus DNA segment CGTCTCGTCCTCGGCGATCCGCGCCATCCCGTCCGGCGAGATCACCCCGGAGGCGGCAAGCGGACCGAGGTCCCCCGGGACGCCCATGACGTGTCCCTTGGGCATCGGGCGCAGCGCCCCGCGGGTCCACAGCGACGCGGTGGCCGTGGCGGGCGGCTGCAGCCGGTCGCCGAGCCCGACGGCGCGCGCGAGGTCCACCGCTTCCGGGCGCCTGGCCAGCATCGATTCGGCGCCGAGATCGACGGGGACGCCGGCGATCGCACCGGCGCGCAGCTTGCCGCCGAGCCGGCCGGACGCCTCCAGGACGGTCACCCGGGCGCCGCCTTCGAGCAGGCGGTGCGCGGCCGCCAGTCCGGAGATTCCGCCACCGATGACGACGGCATGACCGGGCCGGTGGCTGCTCGTACGGGTGTGCACTGCGCTCATGCCCCCACTCTCTCAGAGCCCACTGACACACCTCCGACCGGATCATGGTGCACGGGGCCGGGGAAGGTGACCGGGAGCCCCGTTGACAGCGGGCGGCGGCGGGCAAAGACTCGTGGTCGGCGGCGGCGATCTTCGCACCGCCCACCGACGTCGAGCCGGGACAGCGAGGACAGCGCCTGATGACCGACCCACACGTCCGGGATGTGTACATCGTCGATGCCGTACGGACCCCCGTCGGCAAGTACGGCGGCGCGCTGGCCGGGGTACGGCCCGACGACCTCGCCGCCCATGTGGTCCGGGCCCTGGTGGACCGCACTCCCGACCTCGATCCGGCGCGGATCGACGATGTCTGCTTCGGCGACGCGAACGGCGCGGGCGAGGACAACCGCAATGTGGCGCGGATGGCGGTGCTGCTGGCCGGGCTGCCGGTGACCGTCCCCGGCGTGACCGTGAACCGGCTGTGCGGGTCCGGTCTGGAGGCGGTCATCCAGGCGGCCCGCGCCATCGCCCACGGCGACGCGCATATCGCGGTGGCGGGCGGTGTGGAGTCGATGAGCCGTGCGCCCTATGTGCTGCGCAAGCCCGAACGCGCCTTCCCGGCGGGCCATCAGGAGATGTTCTCCTCCACGCTGGGCTGGCGGATGGTCAATGCGCGGATGCGGCCGGAGTGGACGGTCGCGCTGGGCGAGGGCGCCGAGCTGATCGCCGACCAGCACGGCATCACCCGCGAGCAGCAGGACGTGTTCGCGCTGGCCAGCCACCAGAAGGCGGTACGTGCCTGGCAAGAGGGCGCCTACGAGGCCGAGGTCGTGCCGCTGCCGGACGTGGACCTGCTGCGCGACGAGACGATCCGGGAGGCGTCGTCCCTGGAGTCGCTGTCCAAGCTGAAGCCGGTGTTCCGCCCGGCCGGAGGCACGGTCACCGCCGGGAACTCCTCACCCCTCAACGACGGTGCGGCCGCGCTGCTGCTGGTCGACGAGGAGGGACTGCGGGCCACCGGGCGGGAGCCGCTGGCCCGTATCCGCGCGAGCGCGGTGACCGGTATCGAGCCGCAGCTGTTCGGGCTGGGCCCGGTGGAGGCGGTACGGCGCGCGCTGGAGCGGTCCGGGCGCGGCTTCGACGACGTGGCGGCCTTCGAGCTCAACGAGGCGTTCGCGGCCCAGGCGTTGGGCTGTATCGGGCAGTGGCCGGAACTGGACCCCGCGGTGGTGAATCCGCGCGGCGGCGCCATCGCCATCGGCCATCCGCTGGGCGCGTCCGGCGCCCGTCTGGCGGGCTCGGTGGCCCACCAACTCGCCGCCCTGGGCTCGGGTACCGGCCTCGCCGCGCTCTGCATCGGCGTGGGCCAGGGACTCGCCCTGGTCCTGGAGCGCTGAGCGCCCGCCCCGGCGGGCCGGACCGGCACCCACCACGACGAAGCACCGACACAACGAAACACCGACGAAGGAGCACACGGCATGGCGGCGGAGCGGCTGGTAGTCGTCGGGGGCGATGCGGCGGGGATGTCCGCGGCCTCGCAGGCACGCCGGCTGCGCAAGCCCGGCGAGCTGGCGATCACCGCGTTCGAGCGCGGCCACTTCACCTCGTACTCCGCCTGCGGCATCCCGTACTGGGTGGGCGGCGACGTCGACGGCCCGGAGGCGCTGATCGCCCGTACGGCCGAGGAGCACCGCGCCCGGGACATCGATCTGCGGATGCGCACCGAGGTCACCGAACTCGACCTGGACCGCGGCCGGGTGCGGGTCCGGGAGCTGGACAACGGCGGCCGGGAGTCCTGGGCCGGCTTCGACAAGCTGGTGCTGGCGACCGGCGCGCGGCCCCGCCGCCCCCGTCTGCCGGGGATCGACGCGCCGGGGGTGCACGGTGTGCAGACCCTCGACGACGGTCAGGCCCTGCTGGACACCCTCGCCGCGTCGTCCGGCCGTCGGGCGGTCGTCGTGGGCGCGGGCTACATCGGCGTGGAGATGGCCGAGGCGCTGATCCGTCGCGGCTATGCCGTCACCGTCCTGGAGCAGAGCGCCCAGCCGATGTCCACCCTGGACCCGGACATGGGCGCGCTCGTCCATGAGGCGATGTGCGACATGGGCATCGAGACGGTGTGCGGGACGACCGTCACCGGGGTGCTGACCGATACGGAGGGGCGCGCCCGCGCGGTCACCACCGGGGACGCCGAGTACCCGGCGGATGTGGTCGTACTGGGCATGGGGGTGCGTCCGGAGACCACGCTCGCCGCCGCGGCCGGGCTGCCGCTGGGCGAGTCCGGCGGGCTGCTCACCGATCTCGCGATGCGGGTCCGCGGCCAGGAGCACATCTGGGCGGGCGGCGACTGTGTGGAGGTCCTGGACCTGGTCTCCGGGCACACCCGCCATATCGCGCTGGGCACCCACGCCAACAAGCACGGGCAGGTCATCGGCGCCAATGTGGGCGGCGGCTACGCCGTCTTCCCCGGAGTCGTCGGTACGGCCGTCAGCAAGGTCTGTGATCTGGAGATCGCCCGGACGGGGCTGCTGGAGCGTCATGCGCGGGCCGCCGGACTGCGCTTCGTCACGGCGACCATCGAGGCCACCAACCGGGCCGGCTACTACCCCGGCGCCCGCCCGATGCACGTCAAGATGCTCGCCGAACTCCGTACGGGCCGGTTGCTGGGGACGCAGATCGTCGGCCGCGAGGGCGCCGGGAAGCGGGTGGACATCGCGGCGGTCGCGCTCACCGCCGGGATGACGGTGGAGCAGATGACCGCCCTCGACCTCGGCTACGCCCCGCCGTTCTCCCCGGTCTGGGACCCGGTCCTGGTGGCGGCCCGCAAGGCGGCCGGCGCCGTACGGGCCGCCGGGGCCTGACACCGCGCTGCGGCGCCGGACCGCCGCAGCACTGTCGCTCAGC contains these protein-coding regions:
- a CDS encoding thiolase family protein, whose amino-acid sequence is MTDPHVRDVYIVDAVRTPVGKYGGALAGVRPDDLAAHVVRALVDRTPDLDPARIDDVCFGDANGAGEDNRNVARMAVLLAGLPVTVPGVTVNRLCGSGLEAVIQAARAIAHGDAHIAVAGGVESMSRAPYVLRKPERAFPAGHQEMFSSTLGWRMVNARMRPEWTVALGEGAELIADQHGITREQQDVFALASHQKAVRAWQEGAYEAEVVPLPDVDLLRDETIREASSLESLSKLKPVFRPAGGTVTAGNSSPLNDGAAALLLVDEEGLRATGREPLARIRASAVTGIEPQLFGLGPVEAVRRALERSGRGFDDVAAFELNEAFAAQALGCIGQWPELDPAVVNPRGGAIAIGHPLGASGARLAGSVAHQLAALGSGTGLAALCIGVGQGLALVLER
- a CDS encoding FAD-dependent oxidoreductase, whose translation is MAAERLVVVGGDAAGMSAASQARRLRKPGELAITAFERGHFTSYSACGIPYWVGGDVDGPEALIARTAEEHRARDIDLRMRTEVTELDLDRGRVRVRELDNGGRESWAGFDKLVLATGARPRRPRLPGIDAPGVHGVQTLDDGQALLDTLAASSGRRAVVVGAGYIGVEMAEALIRRGYAVTVLEQSAQPMSTLDPDMGALVHEAMCDMGIETVCGTTVTGVLTDTEGRARAVTTGDAEYPADVVVLGMGVRPETTLAAAAGLPLGESGGLLTDLAMRVRGQEHIWAGGDCVEVLDLVSGHTRHIALGTHANKHGQVIGANVGGGYAVFPGVVGTAVSKVCDLEIARTGLLERHARAAGLRFVTATIEATNRAGYYPGARPMHVKMLAELRTGRLLGTQIVGREGAGKRVDIAAVALTAGMTVEQMTALDLGYAPPFSPVWDPVLVAARKAAGAVRAAGA